The Lycium barbarum isolate Lr01 chromosome 10, ASM1917538v2, whole genome shotgun sequence genome includes a region encoding these proteins:
- the LOC132614361 gene encoding auxin efflux carrier component 3-like, with product MISWHDLYVVLTAVVPLYVAMILAYGSVRWWKIFTPDQCSGINRFVAIFAVPLLSFHFISMNNPYEMNFRFIAADTLQKVIMLVVLCLWANLTKNGSLEWSITIFSLSTLPNTLVMGIPLLIAMYGEYSGSLMVQVVVLQCIIWYTLLLFLFEYRGAKMLIMEQFPETAGEIVSFKVESDVVSLDGQDFLETDAELGQDGKLHVTVRKSNVSRGSFAMTPRPSNLTGAEIYSLSSSRNPTPRGSNFNHTDFYAMMGFPGRLSNFGPVDTTPRQSNFEENCAQGALTSSPRFGFYPAQSNLVPASYPAPNLEIASTVSKNPKNHPQQVQVHSQQQQQQQQNAKASHDAKELHMFVWSSSASPVSEAAGLHVLGGTDFCANEQSCRSDGAKEIRMLVSDHPQIGDNKAISQVGDFDGEEFSFGGANGGVGKDKDEKKEEKEGLTGLHTRATEVQDSGTGKVMPPASVMTRLILIMVWRKLIRNPNTYSSLIGLIWSLISYRWHVHMPKIMEKSISILSDAGLGMAMFSLGLFMALQPKIIACGNTVAAFAMAVRFLTGPAVMAAASIIVGLRGTLLHIAIVQAALPQGIVPFVFAKEYNVHPAILSTAVIFGMLIALPITLVYYIVLGL from the exons ATGATAagttggcatgatctttatgttGTCTTAACAGCCGTTGTCCCTCTATATGTTGCCATGATTTTGGCCTATGGTTCTGTCCGATGGTGGAAAATATTCACACCGGATCAATGCTCCGGTATCAACAGATTCGTCGCGATTTTCGCAGTCCCCTTATTATCATTCCACTTCATTTCTATGAACAATCCATATGAAATGAACTTCCGTTTCATTGCTGCTGATACACTACAAAAAGTTATTATGTTAGTGGTGTTATGTTTATGGGCTAACTTGACCAAAAATGGTAGCCTTGAATGGAGCATAACAATTTTTTCGCTTTCAACACTTCCAAATACACTTGTTATGGGAATTCCTTTGTTGATTGCCATGTATGGTGAGTACTCAGGTAGCTTAATGGTACAAGTTGTGGTGTTGCAATGTATAATATGGTACACCCTTTTGCTTTTCTTATTCGAATATCGCGGTGCTAAGATGTTGATCATGGAACAATTCCCCGAAACAGCAGGGGAAATTGTGTCGTTTAAGGTTGAATCCGATGTTGTTTCCTTAGACGGTCAAGATTTTCTTGAAACTGATGCGGAGCTTGGCCAAGATGGCAAGCTCCACGTTACTGTAAGAAAATCGAATGTGTCTAGAGGGTCATTTGCTATGACCCCTAGACCGTCAAATCTTACTGGGGCTGAAATTTACAGTTTGAGTTCATCGAGAAATCCGACCCCACGAGGGTCAAATTTCAACCACACGGATTTCTATGCAATGATGGGTTTTCCTGGAAGGTTATCGAACTTTGGTCCTGTAGATACAACTCCTAGACAATCTAATTTCGAGGAAAACTGTGCTCAAGGAGCTCTAACGAGCTCCCCAAGATTCGGGTTTTACCCTGCACAATCTAATTTGGTCCCGGCTTCTTATCCGGCCCCCAATCTAGAAATTGCTTCTACAGTTTCCAAGAACCCGAAAAATCATCCGCAACAAGTACAAGTACATtcacagcagcaacaacaacaacagcagaaTGCTAAAGCTAGTCATGATGCTAAGGAACTCCACATGTTTGTGTGGAGTTCAAGTGCCTCACCCGTGTCGGAGGCCGCGGGCCTCCACGTGTTGGGTGGGACGGATTTCTGTGCTAATGAACAGTCTTGTCGGTCTGACGGTGCCAAGGAAATCAGAATGTTGGTTTCTGATCATCCTCAAATTGGGGATAACAAAG CAATTTCTCAAGTTGGTGACTTTGATGGTGAAGAATTCAGCTTTGGAGGTGCTAATGGTGGTGTTGGAAAAGATAAagatgaaaagaaagaagaaaaagaaggtcTTACCGGCCTACACACAAGGGCTACCGAAGTTCAAGATTCCGGTACTGGAAAAGTTATGCCTCCGGCAAGTGTTATGACACGTTTAATATTAATCATGGTTTGGCGTAAACTTATCCGAAATCCGAACACGTATTCGAGCCTCATTGGTCTGATTTGGTCCCTAATCTCGTATCG GTGGCATGTGCATATGCCCAAAATTATGGAGAAGTCAATCTCAATTCTCTCTGACGCTGGCCTTGGAATGGCTATGTTTAGCTTAG GTCTGTTTATGGCACTTCAACCTAAGATAATCGCATGTGGGAACACGGTGGCTGCTTTTGCAATGGCAGTTAGATTTCTAACTGGCCCTGCTGTTATGGCTGCTGCTTCTATTATCGTTGGCCTTCGTGGTACCCTCCTCCATATCGCCATTGTACAG GCTGCATTGCCACAAGGGATTGTTCCGTTTGTGTTTGCTAAGGAGTACAATGTTCATCCAGCTATTCTTAGCACTGC GGTTATTTTTGGAATGTTGATAGCATTACCAATCACATTAGTCTACTATATTGTTCTTGGATTATAA